In a single window of the Sandaracinaceae bacterium genome:
- the dptG gene encoding DNA phosphorothioation-dependent restriction protein DptG — protein sequence MAVDAVWIDTVLATEDIAERETLSIDGVDCTLPAGRTRRRNDWQRRVLDDILPDSPNADAPEKTPNQIIYNLTDLQQADETLSDALAPHGELAPLRPLFLFETKGKASIPVAFHVLATKAVSRPIKSRSFTDRTFLLLMRDDGGTLDVELLKRFLEYFRAPIAALDLAQQTVLQRLQPDWSADEHHSFVPPDGPPVTPFLPKAGRLLRRDIGRLLDAGLGHAEFFQYVNRLLALHLGLYQSRLAAVLNPSVDAILQELASPGSVSVADVARMEQGDHFKYRFEGSLWAQAPAGGVWRSVGSKSRPYQAYRDAELELVKLHYTLLLLNRIRELARDYLMNADRYDSSSAENVTRLPSEVVRRIHEDEGFRRFMDRGMQALAVRFVLNQVAGTSRDRSLEEVRSAQSGGHALKRLYHRYDRESSPSSSTTRAWKQGAQVLRLLLSARGSDLLQIRRGVGAYFEIGAGLLPLLLITTIEPGRQKLPVHRFWSELEGYGIGLEAEEREGVLDRLKAMGLFERFSDAGTASYVRSMLLQRHREDRA from the coding sequence ATGGCTGTGGACGCAGTATGGATCGACACCGTTCTCGCCACTGAAGACATTGCCGAACGCGAGACGCTCTCGATCGATGGAGTGGACTGCACTCTTCCCGCAGGGCGAACTCGGCGCCGCAACGACTGGCAGCGCCGCGTGCTGGACGACATCCTGCCGGACTCGCCGAACGCTGACGCGCCCGAGAAGACGCCGAACCAGATCATCTACAATCTGACGGATCTGCAACAGGCGGACGAGACCCTCAGCGATGCCCTCGCTCCCCACGGCGAGCTCGCTCCGCTTCGCCCGCTCTTCCTCTTCGAAACCAAAGGGAAGGCAAGCATACCGGTCGCCTTCCACGTTCTCGCCACCAAAGCGGTGTCGCGGCCGATCAAAAGCCGATCGTTCACGGACCGTACGTTCCTCCTCCTCATGCGGGATGACGGGGGGACACTCGATGTCGAGCTTCTCAAACGGTTTCTCGAGTACTTTCGCGCGCCTATCGCTGCCCTTGACCTGGCCCAGCAGACCGTCTTACAGCGGCTTCAGCCCGATTGGTCAGCGGACGAGCATCACTCGTTCGTGCCGCCCGATGGTCCGCCGGTGACGCCATTCCTCCCGAAGGCGGGTCGGCTGCTTCGGCGCGATATTGGACGACTGCTCGACGCCGGCCTGGGGCACGCGGAGTTCTTTCAATACGTGAACCGCTTGTTGGCCCTACATCTGGGCTTGTACCAGTCGCGCTTGGCCGCCGTCCTCAACCCCTCAGTGGACGCCATTCTGCAGGAGCTTGCATCGCCAGGATCCGTCTCCGTCGCGGACGTGGCTCGCATGGAGCAAGGAGACCATTTCAAGTATCGGTTCGAGGGCAGCCTCTGGGCGCAAGCTCCGGCGGGAGGCGTCTGGCGATCCGTCGGTTCCAAGTCGCGACCATATCAAGCCTATCGCGACGCGGAGCTCGAGCTCGTGAAGCTCCACTACACGCTCCTCCTTCTGAACCGAATTCGCGAGCTGGCACGCGACTACCTGATGAATGCTGACAGATACGACTCGTCGTCGGCCGAGAACGTGACTCGACTCCCATCGGAGGTCGTGCGCCGCATCCACGAAGACGAGGGCTTTCGCCGATTCATGGATCGGGGCATGCAAGCTCTCGCGGTTCGTTTCGTCCTAAACCAGGTCGCCGGGACTTCGCGTGATAGGTCGCTGGAAGAGGTGCGCAGTGCGCAGTCGGGGGGACACGCCCTCAAGCGGCTCTATCACCGCTACGATCGAGAGTCGTCACCATCTTCGTCCACAACGCGTGCCTGGAAACAGGGCGCTCAGGTCCTACGTTTGTTGTTGAGCGCGAGAGGCTCGGACCTGCTCCAGATTCGTCGAGGAGTCGGGGCCTACTTCGAGATCGGCGCAGGCCTTCTCCCGCTGCTGCTTATCACCACGATCGAACCAGGGCGGCAGAAGCTACCTGTCCACCGCTTCTGGTCAGAGCTGGAGGGGTACGGCATCGGTCTCGAGGCGGAAGAGCGCGAAGGGGTCCTGGACCGGCTGAAGGCCATGGGGCTCTTCGAGAGGTTCAGTGATGCCGGAACCGCAAGCTACGTCCGCAGCATGTTGTTGCAGCGGCACCGAGAGGACCGGGCATGA